The following proteins are co-located in the Candidatus Hydrogenedentota bacterium genome:
- a CDS encoding thiamine pyrophosphate-dependent dehydrogenase E1 component subunit alpha, whose amino-acid sequence MDNHTKIQLLKTMVRIRKAELQLAIMYKNGKVFCAAHLYEGEEAIAAGVCANLRADDCMTSTHRGHGHCIAKGMPMRKMIAEVCGKKTGCCGGKGGTMHLFDPAVGVMGTVGIVGGGIPLSTGLGLAMKMQKTDRVAVSFFGDGASNNGAFHESLNLAALWKLPVIYVCENNMYATSVAVWRSTSVPDIGVRGAAYGIPGVTVDGNRVDEVYAAAAEAVSRARAGLGPMLIECKTYRIRGHFEGDDSLYRTKEEVAEARKRDPIDYWKGKLLGDGVITEEVFTAINEEADAEVADAALFAEQSPFPAPEEALILTAQA is encoded by the coding sequence ATGGACAACCACACAAAGATCCAGCTTCTCAAAACCATGGTGCGGATTCGAAAGGCTGAACTGCAGCTTGCCATCATGTACAAGAACGGGAAGGTGTTCTGCGCCGCCCACCTCTACGAAGGAGAGGAGGCCATCGCCGCCGGCGTCTGCGCCAATCTGCGTGCCGACGACTGCATGACGAGCACGCATCGAGGCCACGGGCATTGCATCGCCAAAGGCATGCCGATGAGGAAAATGATCGCGGAGGTTTGCGGAAAGAAGACAGGATGCTGCGGCGGAAAAGGCGGCACCATGCACCTCTTTGATCCTGCTGTTGGCGTGATGGGCACAGTTGGCATCGTGGGCGGCGGGATTCCATTGTCGACCGGGCTGGGGCTTGCCATGAAGATGCAGAAGACCGACCGGGTGGCCGTCAGTTTCTTTGGCGACGGCGCATCGAACAACGGGGCGTTCCACGAAAGCCTCAACCTGGCCGCTCTTTGGAAACTGCCCGTCATCTACGTGTGTGAGAACAACATGTACGCAACCTCGGTGGCCGTATGGCGGTCGACTTCCGTGCCCGACATCGGCGTGCGGGGAGCCGCGTACGGAATCCCCGGAGTCACAGTGGACGGCAACCGGGTGGACGAGGTGTACGCGGCGGCGGCTGAGGCGGTTTCGCGGGCGCGCGCGGGTCTGGGTCCCATGCTGATCGAGTGCAAGACCTACCGTATCCGGGGCCATTTCGAGGGCGACGACTCGCTGTACCGCACGAAGGAGGAAGTCGCCGAGGCGCGCAAGCGCGACCCCATTGATTACTGGAAGGGGAAGCTGCTCGGGGATGGCGTGATTACCGAAGAAGTTTTCACGGCAATCAACGAGGAAGCGGACGCCGAGGTGGCTGATGCGGCCTTGTTCGCGGAACAGAGTCCCTTCCCTGCTCCGGAAGAAGCACTGATATTGACAGCTCAAGCATAG
- a CDS encoding SDR family NAD(P)-dependent oxidoreductase — MQVDLTGKVAVVTGAAQGIGRAIAEALAENGALVTISDIQVEKGRATATEIGREVAFHSCDVSDPVQVRDLVGTVVARHGRLDIAVNNAGINTGRPEDRVTVDQYSEEIWHRIMNVDLHGAFYCCKAESAQMVRQGSGVIVNIASIAGVVPLRLQIGFVAAKAGVIRMTEAMACELGPLGIRVNCVSPGSTLVQGTRQLFYNNKETAARLVSFIPQRRPGETDEIAAAVLFLVSDAASYVNGHNFVVDGGWTCGFSRDF, encoded by the coding sequence ATGCAGGTAGACTTGACAGGGAAAGTCGCCGTTGTGACCGGCGCCGCGCAGGGGATTGGCAGGGCCATTGCCGAGGCTCTCGCGGAGAACGGGGCCTTGGTCACCATCTCTGATATCCAGGTCGAAAAAGGGCGTGCCACAGCCACGGAAATCGGGCGGGAGGTCGCCTTTCACTCCTGCGACGTATCTGATCCCGTCCAGGTGCGCGATTTGGTCGGCACGGTCGTGGCCCGGCATGGGCGGCTCGATATCGCCGTCAATAATGCGGGGATCAACACGGGCCGCCCCGAGGACCGCGTCACGGTCGACCAATACTCAGAAGAAATCTGGCACCGGATCATGAATGTGGACTTGCACGGCGCGTTTTACTGTTGCAAGGCGGAATCCGCCCAGATGGTGCGTCAAGGGTCGGGGGTGATCGTCAATATCGCCTCGATTGCGGGCGTCGTGCCGCTGCGCCTCCAGATCGGTTTCGTGGCGGCGAAGGCGGGGGTTATCCGGATGACCGAGGCCATGGCATGCGAACTGGGACCGCTGGGTATTCGCGTCAATTGCGTATCTCCCGGGTCCACGCTCGTACAAGGCACCCGGCAGCTCTTCTACAACAACAAGGAAACGGCGGCGCGTCTGGTCTCATTCATTCCGCAGCGCCGGCCCGGCGAGACTGACGAAATCGCCGCCGCCGTTCTGTTTCTGGTGTCGGATGCCGCCTCTTACGTCAACGGCCACAACTTTGTC
- a CDS encoding Ldh family oxidoreductase, with translation MLVSAHELKTLATAIFYGRGLSERDSGIMADSLVHANLRGVDSHGVMRVPHYISRVDNGSINPRPSAKVERTGAATATIDANHGFGQVTNWDAMGLAVEIARESGAGFVGVTHSNHCGALSFFTQRAIEAGCIGMAFTQTDKGVVPFGGRIPFCGTNPLCIGIPSASGPPVVLDMATSTVAGGHIYKARMENRPIPPTWALDSDGKPTTDPHKAAYWTPAAGAKGYGLGVIIDILTGILSGGAYGPHIPVMYGDLDKKRNLCHLIAALDYRRFAGRHNFREQVAAMVTDLHGAPVSEGFERVQAPGEPEYLRCLDRSKNGIPLDENVWKELTALLPQSAGQRQATDRQAKEEDS, from the coding sequence ATGTTAGTTTCGGCACACGAACTCAAGACGTTGGCAACCGCAATCTTCTACGGCCGCGGCCTCTCGGAACGCGACAGCGGGATCATGGCGGACTCGCTGGTGCACGCGAATCTACGCGGCGTGGATTCACACGGGGTCATGCGTGTGCCGCATTACATCAGCAGAGTCGACAATGGGTCGATCAACCCGCGGCCCAGCGCCAAGGTCGAGCGAACGGGAGCGGCGACCGCCACGATTGACGCCAATCACGGTTTCGGCCAAGTAACCAATTGGGATGCCATGGGCCTTGCCGTGGAGATCGCGCGCGAGTCGGGGGCCGGGTTTGTCGGCGTCACGCACAGCAACCATTGTGGCGCACTCTCGTTTTTCACTCAGCGGGCCATTGAGGCCGGCTGCATCGGCATGGCGTTCACGCAAACCGACAAGGGTGTTGTCCCGTTCGGGGGACGCATCCCGTTCTGCGGCACCAATCCGCTGTGTATTGGGATCCCGTCGGCGTCGGGGCCTCCCGTGGTGCTCGATATGGCGACGAGCACTGTCGCGGGCGGGCACATCTACAAGGCCCGGATGGAAAACAGGCCCATTCCGCCAACCTGGGCACTGGACAGTGACGGCAAACCGACGACCGACCCCCACAAAGCCGCGTATTGGACGCCCGCCGCCGGCGCGAAGGGGTACGGGCTGGGCGTTATTATCGACATCTTGACGGGGATACTGTCGGGAGGCGCTTACGGACCGCACATCCCCGTCATGTATGGGGATTTGGATAAGAAGCGCAACCTCTGCCACTTGATCGCGGCGCTTGACTACCGGCGATTCGCAGGCCGCCACAATTTCCGCGAGCAGGTGGCGGCCATGGTGACCGACCTGCACGGCGCTCCCGTGTCGGAAGGTTTCGAGCGCGTGCAGGCGCCCGGAGAACCGGAATACCTGCGGTGCCTGGACCGATCTAAGAACGGCATTCCGCTGGATGAGAATGTGTGGAAAGAATTGACGGCATTGTTGCCCCAATCCGCCGGCCAGCGCCAGGCAACAGACCGGCAAGCGAAGGAGGAAGATTCGTGA
- a CDS encoding uroporphyrinogen decarboxylase family protein — protein MSRVETEDFRLLPVSEMEARLAQFEKRVNAAQCAYPPTKERVRQALRGTGDGRCPVRLKRHSLDLILKYGDELASLFCEYPDDVVALIPYDITIGYQSPGKTPRVNVVEALMTDMQWLDEWGTRWGHAFGGVGATPLDCPIKDWAMLDDYFENGMPDPNAPGRLDSVTAPLALHKETKYCFGIIHLALFERLHCLRGMENVFTDFLIHEAEVERLLDGLEEYLLEIVRQWGALGADAVFFTDDWGSQSGLMISPDQWRRLFKDRYARTFAEVHRLGMDAIFHSCGNVTGIVGELVDIGLDVLDPVQPGAMDIEELARDFGGQLAFSGAVDVQELLVHGSAEQVKDEVRRIIDILGRPFGGALLLGPANVMTPDIPFANLEALFEAAHGVV, from the coding sequence ATGAGCCGCGTCGAAACAGAAGATTTCCGTCTTCTGCCGGTGTCTGAGATGGAGGCGCGGCTGGCACAATTTGAAAAACGCGTCAATGCCGCTCAATGTGCTTACCCGCCCACCAAGGAGCGCGTAAGGCAAGCGCTTCGCGGCACGGGCGACGGCCGTTGTCCAGTTCGCCTGAAACGTCATTCGCTTGATTTGATCCTGAAATATGGCGACGAGCTGGCCAGCCTTTTCTGCGAGTATCCGGACGATGTAGTTGCCCTTATCCCCTACGACATTACGATTGGGTACCAGTCCCCTGGCAAGACTCCGCGCGTGAATGTGGTGGAAGCGTTGATGACCGATATGCAATGGCTGGACGAATGGGGAACGCGGTGGGGGCATGCCTTTGGCGGCGTCGGCGCTACTCCGTTGGACTGCCCGATCAAGGACTGGGCGATGCTGGATGACTATTTCGAGAACGGGATGCCGGATCCCAATGCTCCCGGCCGTCTGGACTCTGTTACAGCGCCGCTGGCCCTTCATAAAGAGACAAAATACTGTTTTGGGATCATTCATTTGGCCCTGTTCGAGCGCCTGCATTGTCTCCGGGGCATGGAGAATGTGTTCACCGATTTCCTTATCCACGAGGCTGAGGTAGAAAGGTTGCTGGACGGTCTCGAGGAATACCTTCTCGAGATTGTCCGCCAGTGGGGCGCGCTTGGGGCCGATGCGGTCTTTTTTACCGACGATTGGGGTTCGCAAAGCGGCCTGATGATATCTCCGGACCAGTGGCGCCGGCTGTTCAAGGACCGGTACGCGCGGACGTTTGCTGAAGTCCACCGGCTCGGCATGGATGCGATCTTCCACAGTTGCGGGAATGTCACCGGCATTGTGGGCGAACTGGTTGACATCGGTCTCGACGTGCTCGATCCGGTGCAGCCGGGCGCAATGGATATCGAAGAGCTTGCGCGGGATTTTGGAGGCCAACTGGCCTTCAGCGGCGCGGTAGACGTTCAAGAACTGCTGGTTCATGGCTCGGCAGAGCAGGTGAAGGACGAAGTGCGGAGAATCATCGATATCCTCGGCAGGCCTTTCGGCGGCGCGCTGCTGCTGGGTCCGGCGAACGTGATGACTCCCGATATACCGTTTGCGAATCTCGAGGCGCTGTTCGAAGCGGCGCATGGAGTGGTATAG
- a CDS encoding sugar kinase, giving the protein MMNSDKKPAVVTFGELLLRLDPFGMDRLTQAEMFRARYTGAEANVAVSLAGFGVDAYAVSKVPAHEIGQACVNYLRRFGVNTDFIVRGGDRLGMLYVETGFSQRPSKVIYDRNHSSIRELVPGELDWRRILAGKRWFHFSGTAPALGDNVTAVLEEALDTARELGVTTSCDCNYRSKLWAPDKASRVLSHLFSRVDVFVGGVEDAEKLFGICVPEDLRGREDASAEFAARRLREKFGFTWVGVTLRGGASASVNEYAGLVCCAEGCASSRSYQIQIVDRVGAGDAFTAGMVFQILRGADAAHVVEFAAAAACLKHTIPGDFNLVSVEEVEELVRGGQAGRVRR; this is encoded by the coding sequence ATGATGAACAGCGACAAGAAACCTGCCGTGGTGACGTTTGGCGAACTGCTGCTGCGTCTCGACCCGTTTGGCATGGACCGATTGACGCAGGCCGAGATGTTCAGGGCCCGGTATACCGGCGCCGAGGCGAACGTGGCGGTATCCCTGGCAGGTTTCGGCGTTGACGCGTACGCCGTGTCCAAAGTGCCGGCGCATGAAATCGGGCAGGCCTGCGTCAATTACCTGCGGCGATTTGGAGTCAATACCGACTTCATTGTTCGTGGAGGCGACCGTCTCGGCATGTTGTACGTCGAGACCGGTTTTTCTCAGCGGCCGTCCAAGGTGATCTACGATCGCAACCACAGCAGCATTCGTGAACTTGTGCCCGGCGAGCTGGACTGGAGGCGCATACTAGCCGGCAAACGATGGTTCCATTTCTCGGGAACCGCTCCAGCGCTTGGAGACAACGTAACGGCCGTTCTAGAGGAAGCTCTCGACACAGCGAGAGAACTGGGCGTTACGACCAGTTGCGACTGCAATTACCGCAGCAAGCTGTGGGCGCCGGACAAGGCCAGCCGGGTCCTGTCACATTTGTTCAGCCGCGTGGATGTCTTCGTTGGCGGCGTGGAAGACGCGGAAAAGCTTTTTGGCATATGCGTGCCCGAGGACCTTCGCGGCCGGGAGGACGCGTCGGCAGAGTTCGCGGCGCGGCGTCTCAGGGAGAAGTTCGGGTTCACGTGGGTAGGGGTAACGTTGCGCGGGGGCGCATCGGCCTCTGTCAACGAATACGCGGGACTGGTCTGCTGCGCGGAAGGATGCGCCTCGAGCCGGTCGTACCAGATCCAGATTGTCGATCGCGTAGGGGCCGGCGATGCGTTCACGGCGGGGATGGTGTTTCAGATTCTCCGCGGGGCCGATGCGGCGCATGTGGTGGAATTTGCCGCGGCGGCGGCGTGCCTCAAACACACCATACCCGGCGATTTTAATCTTGTCTCCGTGGAAGAAGTCGAAGAACTTGTGCGTGGCGGGCAGGCAGGGCGCGTACGACGGTAG
- a CDS encoding MBL fold metallo-hydrolase encodes MLAVEIDNARAPEGGVALWWLAQAGFVFKTSRGAVVYLDPYLSNVVEKAFGFKRLSLCPISMEDARADWILNSHEHLDHLDTDALPVIVRNNPACRFAGSLPCVPEYEKMGVGKNRSVLLEPGKRYSLDGVEVVTARSDHGELSPDALSLLLDFGKVRVLFTGDTALNVPLMQPLIDLRPDILLVCINGRFGNLNAEEAAELTAIVSPRVVVPCHFWMFKEHNGDPEAFVQACARRCPAVPVRLLTPGEGFSCSERAIERIAAEP; translated from the coding sequence ATGCTCGCGGTTGAGATCGATAACGCGCGTGCGCCTGAGGGTGGCGTGGCCCTGTGGTGGCTCGCCCAGGCCGGGTTTGTGTTCAAGACATCCAGGGGGGCGGTCGTTTATCTGGATCCCTATCTCTCGAACGTGGTCGAAAAGGCATTTGGGTTCAAACGGCTCTCGCTGTGCCCGATCTCGATGGAAGACGCACGCGCGGACTGGATTCTGAACTCGCACGAGCATCTTGACCACCTGGACACCGATGCGCTGCCGGTCATCGTACGCAACAACCCGGCCTGCCGGTTTGCCGGTTCGCTTCCCTGCGTTCCCGAGTACGAGAAGATGGGCGTTGGGAAGAACCGGTCCGTGCTGCTCGAGCCCGGAAAGCGATATTCTCTGGACGGCGTGGAGGTAGTCACGGCGCGGTCTGATCACGGTGAACTCTCGCCGGACGCCCTGTCGCTGCTTCTTGATTTTGGGAAGGTGCGGGTGCTGTTCACGGGGGACACGGCATTGAACGTCCCTTTGATGCAACCGTTGATAGACCTCAGGCCTGACATACTGCTCGTTTGCATCAACGGCCGGTTTGGGAATCTTAACGCGGAAGAAGCCGCCGAGCTCACAGCCATCGTTTCGCCGCGCGTCGTGGTGCCGTGCCATTTCTGGATGTTCAAAGAACACAACGGCGACCCCGAGGCCTTTGTGCAGGCGTGCGCGCGGAGGTGTCCCGCCGTGCCTGTGCGCCTGTTGACGCCGGGCGAGGGGTTTTCGTGCTCGGAGCGGGCCATCGAGAGGATCGCAGCCGAGCCTTAG
- a CDS encoding C-terminal binding protein, translating to MKRVIITDHSFPHVDLEREIIESAGFALETIQPICKTEDDIIRACGKADALLVQWAPVTRRVLEALPNVRCIVRYGVGVNNFDLDAARDLGVVAANVPDFCVEEVANHALAMILSLCRRIPQDHHQILQGGWGVNPFRPIYALTELTLGLVSFGKIARNLARKAATLGFAIIAQDPYVDKGIFEIYQTERVEFAELIERADIVSLHCPLIPETTHLMNRDVFGRMKPGAILINTSRGPVVHEEALIEALKAGTLGGAGLDVFEEEPLPPSSPLRTFANVILTSHAASVSEKAVELLQRKAAEAARDFLEGKDPVSRLV from the coding sequence GTGAAACGCGTCATCATAACCGATCATAGTTTTCCTCACGTTGACTTGGAACGTGAGATCATCGAGTCGGCTGGTTTTGCGCTTGAGACCATCCAGCCGATCTGCAAGACCGAGGACGATATCATTCGCGCCTGCGGCAAGGCCGACGCGCTTCTGGTGCAGTGGGCGCCCGTCACCAGGAGAGTGCTTGAAGCGTTGCCGAACGTGCGGTGCATCGTGCGCTACGGCGTCGGGGTGAACAACTTCGATCTCGACGCGGCACGGGACCTAGGCGTCGTGGCGGCGAACGTGCCCGATTTCTGCGTTGAGGAGGTGGCCAACCACGCGTTGGCCATGATCCTTTCGTTGTGCCGGCGCATTCCCCAGGACCATCACCAGATTCTGCAGGGCGGCTGGGGAGTCAATCCGTTCCGGCCCATTTATGCGCTGACGGAACTTACGTTGGGTCTGGTGAGTTTCGGGAAGATCGCCCGGAATCTTGCCCGTAAAGCGGCGACTCTGGGCTTCGCCATCATTGCCCAGGATCCCTACGTCGACAAGGGTATATTTGAGATATATCAGACCGAACGGGTCGAGTTCGCCGAATTGATTGAGCGCGCCGACATTGTGTCGCTGCATTGCCCCCTGATCCCCGAGACAACGCATCTCATGAATCGCGACGTCTTCGGCAGGATGAAGCCTGGCGCTATACTCATCAATACGTCGCGCGGCCCCGTCGTGCATGAAGAGGCCCTTATCGAGGCGCTGAAAGCGGGTACCCTCGGAGGTGCGGGGCTTGACGTGTTTGAAGAGGAACCGCTTCCTCCGAGCAGTCCGCTCCGCACATTCGCGAACGTTATTCTGACAAGCCATGCCGCCTCAGTCTCGGAGAAGGCCGTAGAACTCCTCCAGCGGAAAGCAGCCGAAGCCGCACGGGACTTTCTCGAGGGGAAAGACCCGGTGTCGCGACTCGTCTAA
- a CDS encoding sugar porter family MFS transporter, whose translation MSPKQAIAAGGGKSSLYAFGVAFVASVGGFLFGYDLAVMGAANLYLREQFHLSPAVWGFTTGSATLGCIIGPFLGAWLCDAVGRNRTMMVACALLGIGSLFTAIPKDMFTFNVFRIVGGIGVGLCSVASPMYISEVAPPRMRGGLGTMYQLAIVVGSIAAPFFSFIIVKLASPETCWRWMFASELLPVVVFIVLLMTIPQSPRWLAGRGRHDEALAVLVRVDGEANAREEMEQIQASLKEELGTFSELFAPGIRYAFAIGLFLAFFNNWTGWSVMGGYIPMLFESSGLNDRALAILQFAVAYGFMGAVTLVACWIVDRVGRRPLWLAGSAMMCVITAMTGAVFHFHLSGWFVLLVIILCTLPHGFALGPLPWLMMSEIFPTRLRGRAVSLTTAFLWVTIYSGAQLFPIISDYSERTIGSIGGTFWLLSFICVFAFLFGLFMLPETKGRSLEEIAASWKRK comes from the coding sequence ATGAGTCCAAAGCAAGCGATCGCCGCCGGCGGCGGGAAATCCAGTCTGTACGCCTTTGGGGTGGCCTTTGTGGCCTCGGTAGGCGGATTCCTGTTCGGATACGACCTCGCGGTCATGGGCGCCGCGAACTTATACCTCAGAGAGCAGTTCCACCTGTCTCCGGCCGTTTGGGGTTTTACGACGGGAAGCGCCACCTTGGGTTGCATCATCGGCCCATTTCTGGGCGCATGGTTATGCGACGCGGTTGGCCGTAACAGGACCATGATGGTTGCGTGCGCGTTATTGGGGATTGGGTCGCTGTTCACGGCTATACCCAAGGACATGTTCACGTTCAATGTTTTTAGAATCGTCGGCGGCATAGGAGTGGGCCTGTGCTCGGTGGCGTCGCCGATGTATATCTCCGAAGTGGCGCCCCCCCGGATGCGCGGGGGGCTTGGCACGATGTATCAGCTTGCGATCGTGGTGGGCAGCATTGCGGCGCCGTTCTTTTCTTTCATCATCGTCAAATTGGCATCGCCCGAAACCTGCTGGCGGTGGATGTTCGCGTCGGAACTCCTTCCGGTTGTTGTCTTTATCGTGTTGCTTATGACCATTCCCCAGAGTCCGCGGTGGCTTGCCGGAAGGGGCCGTCACGATGAGGCGCTCGCCGTTCTCGTTCGTGTCGACGGCGAGGCCAACGCCCGTGAAGAGATGGAGCAGATTCAGGCGTCGCTCAAGGAAGAACTGGGCACGTTCTCCGAATTGTTCGCCCCGGGCATTCGTTATGCGTTCGCGATCGGCCTGTTTCTGGCTTTCTTCAACAATTGGACCGGCTGGAGTGTCATGGGCGGCTACATTCCCATGTTGTTCGAATCCAGCGGGCTTAATGACAGAGCGTTGGCGATTCTGCAATTCGCCGTTGCGTATGGGTTCATGGGCGCCGTGACGCTGGTGGCCTGCTGGATTGTGGACCGCGTGGGCCGCCGTCCCCTGTGGCTGGCGGGTTCCGCAATGATGTGCGTTATCACCGCGATGACCGGCGCGGTGTTTCACTTTCATTTGAGCGGCTGGTTCGTCCTCCTGGTCATTATTCTCTGCACGCTTCCCCACGGCTTTGCTCTTGGCCCGCTGCCTTGGCTCATGATGTCGGAGATCTTTCCGACCCGGCTTCGCGGCCGCGCGGTCTCGCTGACCACCGCATTTCTGTGGGTGACGATTTACAGCGGCGCCCAACTTTTCCCCATAATCTCGGATTATTCAGAGAGAACCATCGGCTCCATAGGGGGGACGTTCTGGCTGCTCTCGTTCATATGCGTGTTCGCGTTTCTGTTCGGGTTGTTCATGCTGCCTGAGACCAAGGGCAGGTCGCTCGAGGAGATTGCGGCTTCGTGGAAACGGAAATGA
- a CDS encoding alpha-ketoacid dehydrogenase subunit beta, with the protein MARRIRFVEALREGMRQEMERDPSVFVMGEGVGPHGSCFKQTEGFTAQFGEDRSRDTPISELAIAGTAAGAALLGMRPIADLMWIDFSMLAMDQICNQAAKLRYISNGQVNVPVVYRMTTGKSKSNAAHHSGSFYSWYINTPGLTVVVPSTPYDAKGLVISAIRDDGPVIYLEHKLLLNVRGEVPEEPYEVPLGVADVKREGADLTVVATGLMVGYSLAAAETLAKDGASVEVIDPRTLMPYDGKAILASVRKTGRLLVVDEGYRFCGFASEIIAFAVENAMDALRQPPRQLTTMHTTIPFSPPMEDFVFPNPERIANEIRAMLNMPV; encoded by the coding sequence ATGGCCAGAAGAATCCGATTTGTCGAAGCGCTGCGTGAAGGCATGCGGCAAGAAATGGAACGGGACCCGTCGGTTTTCGTGATGGGAGAGGGCGTGGGCCCTCACGGGAGCTGTTTCAAGCAAACAGAGGGGTTTACCGCGCAATTCGGCGAGGACCGTTCGCGCGACACGCCCATCTCGGAACTGGCCATCGCGGGCACGGCGGCGGGTGCGGCATTACTGGGCATGCGCCCTATCGCGGATCTCATGTGGATCGACTTTTCGATGCTGGCCATGGACCAGATCTGCAACCAGGCTGCCAAGCTGCGTTACATTTCAAATGGCCAGGTCAACGTGCCCGTGGTGTACCGCATGACGACGGGCAAATCGAAGTCCAACGCCGCCCACCATTCCGGGTCCTTTTATTCGTGGTATATCAATACGCCGGGATTGACAGTCGTGGTTCCCAGCACGCCTTACGATGCTAAAGGTCTGGTCATATCGGCAATTCGGGATGATGGGCCGGTCATCTATCTCGAACACAAACTCCTCTTGAACGTGCGCGGGGAGGTGCCCGAGGAGCCGTATGAGGTTCCGCTTGGTGTCGCGGACGTCAAACGCGAGGGCGCCGATCTGACGGTCGTCGCCACCGGGCTCATGGTGGGCTACAGCCTTGCCGCCGCTGAGACTCTTGCGAAGGACGGGGCGTCTGTCGAGGTCATCGATCCGCGGACGCTGATGCCTTACGATGGCAAGGCTATCCTGGCGTCCGTGCGCAAGACCGGGCGGCTGCTTGTCGTTGACGAGGGGTACCGCTTCTGCGGGTTCGCGTCGGAGATTATCGCATTTGCGGTTGAAAATGCCATGGATGCTCTTCGTCAACCGCCGCGGCAGCTTACCACGATGCATACGACGATACCATTCAGTCCTCCCATGGAAGACTTCGTGTTCCCCAACCCTGAGCGCATTGCGAATGAGATTCGCGCCATGCTCAACATGCCGGTGTAG
- a CDS encoding bifunctional 4-hydroxy-2-oxoglutarate aldolase/2-dehydro-3-deoxy-phosphogluconate aldolase: MSKEKNIERLHEEWLVLILRGDTAQQTEDTFEALIEGGATLLEVPFTTPGACDVIRRIREKHGARVIVSAGTVTTQDQALAAIAAGAQGIVSPNLYAPVVETAVDAGVFSAPGCFTPSEIADAMRMGADVIKLFPCDMVGPRFVYFMQGPFPGVRIMPAGSITLDNMESYHAVGAFAGVAGVTTEMPLATAVRQGNFAEITDCARRWISAVRAMKAGRKTA; encoded by the coding sequence ATGAGCAAGGAAAAGAATATCGAACGGCTCCATGAGGAGTGGCTGGTTCTGATTCTTCGAGGCGATACGGCACAGCAGACCGAGGACACGTTTGAAGCGCTCATCGAGGGCGGCGCGACGCTGCTTGAGGTTCCGTTCACCACGCCGGGGGCGTGCGACGTAATACGGCGAATACGCGAGAAACATGGCGCGCGCGTGATTGTGTCAGCCGGCACCGTCACGACGCAGGATCAGGCACTTGCGGCGATTGCAGCGGGCGCGCAGGGCATTGTGTCGCCCAATCTCTACGCTCCGGTGGTGGAAACCGCGGTCGACGCGGGCGTTTTCTCGGCGCCGGGTTGTTTTACGCCGAGCGAGATCGCCGATGCGATGAGGATGGGCGCGGATGTGATCAAACTGTTTCCCTGCGACATGGTGGGTCCCAGGTTCGTCTATTTCATGCAGGGCCCGTTTCCGGGAGTCCGCATCATGCCGGCGGGCAGCATCACCTTGGACAACATGGAGTCATACCATGCCGTGGGCGCGTTTGCGGGAGTTGCGGGCGTCACGACGGAAATGCCGCTTGCCACGGCCGTCAGGCAAGGCAATTTCGCCGAAATCACCGATTGTGCGCGGCGCTGGATTTCCGCCGTGCGGGCTATGAAGGCGGGAAGGAAAACCGCATGA
- a CDS encoding fumarylacetoacetate hydrolase family protein, translating into MKFIRFTTGRHPRGAYGLLEDDGKIRVLKGGLLDAPEPTGETLDQKDIERYLAPCEPPNILALGRNYREHAAETSDELPKAPLLFIKLTTALAAHDEPIVVPAAAPAQVDYEAELVAIIGRTAKNVPLEKALDYVFGYTCGHDVSARDCQSSDGQWARAKSFDTFAPVGPWVVTGLDPGDLRIRMRVNGETVQDQSTKDMVFDVAYLVSYLSRSTTLLAGTAIFTGTPCGVGMARKPPLFLKPGDLCEVDIEGIGVLRNPVVAES; encoded by the coding sequence ATGAAGTTCATTCGATTCACAACCGGCCGTCATCCGCGCGGGGCATATGGATTGCTGGAGGACGATGGCAAGATCAGAGTCCTGAAGGGCGGGTTGCTCGATGCCCCCGAACCCACGGGGGAGACCCTTGACCAGAAGGATATCGAACGGTACCTTGCGCCCTGCGAGCCGCCGAACATCCTTGCGTTGGGCCGCAACTACCGCGAGCATGCCGCCGAAACGTCGGACGAGCTGCCCAAGGCGCCGCTTCTGTTCATCAAATTGACGACGGCTTTGGCCGCGCACGATGAGCCGATCGTTGTTCCCGCGGCCGCGCCGGCGCAAGTCGACTACGAGGCTGAGCTGGTTGCGATTATCGGGCGCACGGCAAAGAACGTGCCGCTTGAGAAGGCCCTGGACTATGTGTTCGGCTATACGTGCGGGCACGACGTGTCGGCGCGCGATTGCCAGAGCAGCGACGGTCAATGGGCACGGGCCAAGAGTTTCGATACCTTCGCCCCGGTAGGCCCGTGGGTTGTTACGGGTTTGGACCCGGGCGACCTCCGTATCCGCATGCGGGTGAACGGCGAAACGGTGCAGGATCAGTCCACGAAGGATATGGTGTTTGATGTCGCGTACCTCGTGAGTTATCTCAGCCGCTCGACAACGCTGTTGGCCGGAACAGCTATCTTCACGGGTACGCCGTGCGGCGTTGGAATGGCCCGAAAGCCGCCGTTGTTCCTGAAGCCTGGCGACCTTTGCGAAGTGGATATCGAGGGGATCGGCGTTCTACGCAATCCCGTAGTGGCTGAATCGTAG